A region from the Vibrio sp. SS-MA-C1-2 genome encodes:
- the pckA gene encoding phosphoenolpyruvate carboxykinase (ATP), which yields MSVMEMKTEKTAKLDLSRYGIEGVKEVLHNPSYDTLFEEETRADLEGYERGIVTELGAISVDTGIFTGRSPKDKFIVDDATTHDTMWWTGDVKNDNKPLSQAAWNDLKELVTHQLSAKRLFVLDCFCGANPETRLRIRFITEVAWQCHFVKNMFIRPTEEELATFEPDFVVMNGAKCTNQKWEEHNMNSENFTVFNLTEKIQLIGGTWYGGEMKKGMFAMMNYFLPLQDIASMHCSANMGKEGDVAIFFGLSGTGKTTLSTDPKRALIGDDEHGWDDDGVFNYEGGCYAKTINLSKEAEPDIYNAIRRDALLENVTVRSDGSIDFDDGSKTENTRVSYPINHIDNIVKPVSKGGHAQKVIFLSADAFGVLPPVSKLTPEQTKYHFLSGFTAKLAGTERGITEPTPTFSACFGAAFLTLHPTKYAEVLVKRMEAAGAEAYLVNTGWNGSGKRISIQDTRGIIDAILDGSIEQAEMKDIPIFNLQVPTKLPNVDPEILDPRDTYVDPLQWESKAEDLAERFINNFAKYTDNAEGQSLVSAGPQITK from the coding sequence ATGAGTGTTATGGAAATGAAAACAGAAAAAACAGCAAAGTTAGACCTATCTCGTTATGGCATTGAAGGTGTAAAGGAAGTTCTTCATAACCCATCATATGATACATTATTTGAAGAAGAGACCCGTGCTGACTTAGAAGGTTATGAACGCGGTATCGTCACTGAACTCGGTGCTATATCCGTAGACACAGGAATTTTCACTGGTCGCTCACCAAAAGATAAATTTATTGTTGATGATGCAACGACTCATGACACCATGTGGTGGACGGGTGATGTAAAAAATGATAATAAACCTCTATCTCAAGCCGCTTGGAATGATTTAAAAGAGTTAGTTACTCATCAACTTTCAGCGAAACGTCTCTTCGTTTTAGACTGTTTCTGTGGTGCCAATCCAGAAACTCGTCTCCGTATTCGTTTTATTACTGAAGTCGCATGGCAATGTCACTTCGTGAAGAATATGTTTATTCGTCCTACCGAAGAAGAACTCGCAACATTTGAACCTGATTTTGTGGTGATGAATGGCGCTAAATGCACGAACCAGAAATGGGAAGAGCATAACATGAACTCAGAGAACTTCACGGTATTCAACCTTACTGAGAAAATACAGCTTATTGGTGGTACTTGGTATGGCGGTGAGATGAAGAAAGGAATGTTCGCCATGATGAACTATTTCCTTCCTCTACAAGATATTGCATCAATGCATTGTTCAGCCAATATGGGTAAAGAAGGCGATGTCGCTATCTTCTTTGGTCTATCCGGTACAGGAAAAACAACCTTATCTACCGATCCAAAACGTGCGTTAATCGGTGATGATGAGCATGGTTGGGATGATGATGGTGTCTTCAACTATGAAGGCGGTTGTTATGCGAAAACCATTAACTTATCAAAAGAAGCAGAACCCGATATCTACAATGCAATTCGTCGTGATGCGCTTTTAGAGAATGTAACAGTTCGCTCTGATGGCTCAATTGATTTTGATGATGGCTCAAAAACAGAGAACACTCGAGTCTCTTATCCGATTAATCATATCGATAATATCGTTAAGCCCGTATCAAAAGGCGGCCATGCACAGAAAGTGATCTTCCTTTCAGCGGATGCGTTTGGTGTACTACCTCCGGTCTCTAAATTGACACCAGAGCAGACAAAGTATCACTTCTTATCTGGCTTTACTGCTAAATTAGCAGGTACTGAACGTGGAATTACAGAACCAACACCAACCTTCTCTGCATGTTTCGGTGCTGCATTCTTAACACTACATCCAACTAAATATGCTGAAGTATTAGTAAAACGTATGGAAGCAGCGGGGGCGGAAGCTTATTTAGTCAATACTGGCTGGAATGGTTCGGGTAAGCGTATCTCAATTCAAGATACTCGTGGTATTATTGATGCAATTTTAGATGGTTCAATTGAACAAGCTGAAATGAAAGATATTCCAATCTTTAATCTTCAAGTCCCAACTAAGTTGCCAAATGTTGACCCTGAAATTTTAGATCCTCGTGATACTTATGTCGACCCACTACAATGGGAAAGCAAAGCGGAAGATCTTGCAGAACGCTTTATCAATAACTTTGCTAAGTATACTGATAACGCTGAAGGTCAATCATTGGTTTCAGCAGGTCCTCAGATCACCAAGTAA
- a CDS encoding bifunctional GNAT family N-acetyltransferase/thioesterase, with protein sequence MFRLITPETEQQLEDYYHFRWLMLREPWRHPKGSERDAYDEGSFHKMILDDNQQVIAVGRLYINADDDGQIRYMAVNPEHRQRGLGRLLLSALENLAHQEGAKRLVCNAHEEAIPFYSHNHFALIGELTEEPGSVRHQQMLKELDQFSGVVRHPKWCEQLQQRWETQLPISDKMGIRISQYNGYSFSVTAGLDANINPHNTMFSGSIFSIAMLASWGMIWLMLKERGLETDIVLVDSQIRYRAPITEKPTAMTSLDSLSGDLDRLQSNSKSRVDLTTIVYSGDNEAVEFKGTYLLLPLHSFAEKSLTDQSESEAVQ encoded by the coding sequence ATGTTTCGACTGATCACTCCAGAAACAGAACAGCAATTAGAAGATTATTATCACTTTCGTTGGCTGATGCTAAGAGAGCCTTGGCGTCATCCTAAAGGTTCGGAGCGTGATGCTTATGACGAAGGTAGTTTTCATAAGATGATTTTGGATGATAATCAACAAGTGATTGCGGTAGGACGTCTCTATATTAATGCTGATGATGATGGTCAGATCCGTTATATGGCGGTGAATCCTGAACATCGTCAGCGTGGACTTGGGCGATTACTACTTTCTGCATTAGAGAATTTAGCGCACCAAGAAGGAGCAAAACGTTTAGTCTGTAATGCCCATGAAGAAGCTATCCCATTTTATAGCCATAATCACTTTGCTTTAATTGGCGAATTAACCGAAGAGCCAGGCAGTGTTCGTCATCAACAAATGCTAAAAGAGCTGGATCAATTTTCGGGTGTTGTTCGCCACCCTAAATGGTGTGAGCAATTACAACAACGCTGGGAAACACAGTTACCGATTAGCGATAAAATGGGCATTAGAATTAGTCAATATAATGGTTATAGTTTTTCTGTGACGGCAGGGTTGGATGCGAATATTAATCCTCATAACACCATGTTTTCTGGCAGTATTTTTTCTATCGCGATGTTGGCGAGTTGGGGGATGATATGGTTGATGCTAAAAGAGCGGGGTTTGGAAACCGATATTGTGTTGGTCGATAGTCAGATCCGTTATCGAGCTCCAATCACAGAAAAACCAACGGCTATGACCTCGTTAGACTCACTTTCTGGAGATTTAGACAGATTACAAAGCAATAGCAAAAGTCGCGTTGACCTCACGACGATCGTCTATAGCGGTGATAATGAAGCCGTGGAGTTTAAAGGAACTTATTTACTATTACCTTTACACTCATTTGCTGAAAAATCTTTAACAGACCAGTCTGAATCAGAAGCTGTCCAATAA
- the dtd gene encoding D-aminoacyl-tRNA deacylase has translation MIALIQKVSEASVKVEGEIIGEIGHGLLVLLGVERGDDEAKAKRLKERVLGYRIFNDDSDKMNLNVQQVGGSVLVISQFTLAADTKKGMRPGFYYGADPDEAERLYDYFTKQCQESGIVTETGQFAADMKVSLVNDGPSTFWLQV, from the coding sequence ATGATTGCATTAATTCAGAAAGTAAGTGAAGCCAGTGTTAAAGTTGAAGGCGAGATAATTGGCGAAATTGGTCATGGCTTATTAGTTTTATTGGGTGTTGAGCGAGGTGATGATGAAGCCAAGGCAAAACGCTTAAAAGAACGAGTATTAGGTTATCGTATTTTTAATGATGATAGTGATAAAATGAACCTTAACGTTCAACAAGTGGGGGGAAGCGTGTTAGTTATTTCTCAATTTACCCTTGCTGCCGACACTAAAAAAGGGATGAGACCGGGCTTCTATTACGGTGCAGATCCTGATGAGGCTGAGCGTCTTTACGACTATTTTACAAAGCAGTGTCAAGAATCAGGTATAGTGACTGAGACTGGGCAATTTGCGGCTGATATGAAAGTTAGTTTAGTCAATGATGGGCCATCAACTTTTTGGCTACAAGTTTAA
- a CDS encoding AsmA family protein, whose amino-acid sequence MRHLSLFIIKLISSLLIIATLFVSLTLALFHTSHGLPALQWVIKEVSSYQLHADSLDYNIEDPLFVELENPILIQQKSDNTEQSIFASQQLRLWFSTNNLWQKGWHFDSILIKKIDLTANESLNLPFSLFTKRLAITDANYQSNHLSLEDVKLELDDWSYHPNSHQKFTGDFRLSAEKGTWKTTQSHQSVHSLPNQSFTQLLIDGHHQAPNSWDIPVLSLQLERSSITAALSVFDKNIKIEQLNISDLQLNHSLYYQEIKSNLDTLGYHWSIKQLDMLNASLSSSALSFSSANISIGNLQSLPLNQQTLSLSFNSSDLAWKDWQLLDPLFDLTLKQGVLDISGASAKTKQGFIQLSGSFKDQHAAMIRNLTINGLRWTLPTQWRKKLTSLSNQFNRVSIDKLNIANSLFVDPNPQLPFQVTALNLSGENLILKKENRWRLWQGNLMASAPLASYNKVDLRGLSLSMTSQQNMWNNQFSMAFEQGFVDITSNIDLNHFSEPTTIDINGSAIPLEILTNWFNLPLPITGELDIAGALSGLTGDRLSFNYSLDGQLNGEVRDLMLPKTDSKKLSQLIKAENESVGDQQEKSDKSISTMAFKATPWQLSVYRGRLHIPQQSLESQDKKLALSFNADWDLAQPKSTKAELILNHWQQCQQLSRYWTASDSDWSVKDFSANECKGNSK is encoded by the coding sequence ATGCGACATTTAAGTCTATTCATCATTAAATTGATTAGCTCCCTATTAATTATTGCGACCTTGTTTGTAAGTTTAACACTTGCTCTTTTTCATACTTCCCATGGACTTCCTGCTTTACAGTGGGTAATCAAGGAGGTGAGCTCTTATCAACTTCATGCTGACTCCCTCGACTACAATATTGAGGATCCACTCTTCGTTGAACTAGAAAATCCAATTTTAATTCAACAAAAGAGTGATAATACTGAGCAATCTATTTTCGCTAGCCAACAACTTAGACTGTGGTTTTCTACCAATAACTTATGGCAAAAAGGGTGGCATTTTGATTCGATCTTAATTAAAAAAATCGATTTAACAGCAAACGAGTCATTAAACCTTCCTTTTTCCCTCTTTACCAAGCGATTAGCGATAACTGATGCTAACTACCAAAGTAATCACCTCTCTTTAGAAGACGTGAAGCTTGAGCTCGATGATTGGTCATATCACCCGAATAGTCACCAAAAATTCACAGGCGACTTTCGTTTAAGTGCGGAGAAAGGTACATGGAAGACCACTCAATCTCATCAATCTGTTCATTCACTCCCTAATCAATCATTTACTCAGTTATTAATCGACGGTCATCATCAGGCACCAAATAGTTGGGACATCCCTGTTCTTTCCTTACAATTAGAACGCAGTAGCATTACGGCAGCACTCTCTGTCTTCGATAAAAACATTAAAATTGAGCAATTAAATATTAGTGATCTTCAGCTTAATCACTCTCTTTACTACCAAGAAATAAAATCGAATCTAGATACTTTAGGCTATCACTGGAGTATTAAACAATTAGATATGTTAAATGCTAGCTTAAGCAGTTCAGCGCTCTCCTTTTCTAGTGCAAATATCTCAATTGGCAACTTACAGTCTCTCCCGTTAAACCAACAAACATTAAGTTTATCGTTTAATAGTTCTGATCTCGCTTGGAAGGATTGGCAACTGTTAGATCCTCTGTTTGATTTAACTTTAAAACAGGGTGTCTTAGATATTTCAGGGGCTTCCGCAAAAACTAAACAGGGCTTTATTCAGCTTTCTGGCTCATTTAAAGACCAACACGCTGCGATGATTCGAAATCTAACTATCAATGGATTACGCTGGACGCTTCCGACTCAATGGCGCAAAAAACTCACATCACTTTCAAATCAATTTAATCGGGTGTCGATTGATAAACTGAATATCGCTAATAGCCTATTTGTCGATCCTAATCCTCAATTACCTTTTCAAGTCACGGCACTCAATCTTTCAGGTGAAAATTTAATCTTAAAGAAGGAAAATAGATGGCGTCTATGGCAGGGGAATTTAATGGCTAGTGCGCCTCTTGCAAGCTATAACAAAGTCGATCTTCGTGGTTTATCTCTTTCAATGACCAGCCAACAAAATATGTGGAATAATCAATTTTCAATGGCTTTTGAACAAGGATTTGTCGATATAACGAGCAATATTGACCTTAATCACTTCAGCGAACCCACCACAATAGATATCAACGGAAGTGCCATTCCTCTAGAGATACTCACTAACTGGTTTAATTTACCATTACCAATTACAGGAGAGCTTGATATTGCAGGGGCTCTGTCAGGATTAACAGGGGACCGTTTATCATTCAATTATTCATTAGATGGTCAGCTCAACGGCGAAGTGAGAGATCTCATGTTACCAAAAACCGACAGTAAAAAACTCAGCCAATTAATAAAAGCAGAAAACGAAAGTGTAGGCGATCAACAAGAGAAGAGTGATAAGAGTATCTCAACAATGGCATTTAAAGCCACGCCTTGGCAACTTTCGGTTTATCGTGGAAGATTACATATTCCACAACAATCTCTAGAAAGCCAAGATAAAAAGTTAGCTTTAAGCTTCAATGCTGATTGGGATCTAGCTCAACCGAAATCAACGAAGGCTGAGCTAATATTGAATCATTGGCAACAATGCCAACAGCTATCGCGTTATTGGACAGCTTCTGATTCAGACTGGTCTGTTAAAGATTTTTCAGCAAATGAGTGTAAAGGTAATAGTAAATAA
- the gspC gene encoding type II secretion system protein GspC produces MEKIIRLGGQLKKLGINHGLYSAIATTLLLSSAAWILGDLIWRTVEPDSAVVSTQKITASGRNSSALQDESYNLSELEKLSLFGEVNKAVKAPPKTQAVIQAPKTKLNVSLVGIVASNNPKFSLAVIAHKGKQETYGIEDTIKGTRASLVAIYANKVIIKNNGRDETLMMAGVKEEESTSKRPSRSPNTRSGDKNSQELAKIKQEIVKNPGSLMNYIRLSQVKKNNKIQGFRVNPGRDRRLFDDVGLKANDLAVSLNGFDLTNNQEISQIWQQLSTMSEFNLTVERDGQRYDIYVGL; encoded by the coding sequence ATGGAAAAAATTATTAGGCTTGGAGGCCAGTTAAAAAAGCTGGGAATTAATCACGGCTTATACTCAGCCATTGCGACAACACTACTGCTTTCTAGTGCCGCTTGGATCTTAGGTGATCTGATTTGGCGCACGGTTGAACCTGATAGTGCTGTTGTTTCCACTCAAAAAATTACCGCTTCTGGTCGTAATTCTAGTGCGTTGCAAGATGAATCTTATAATTTATCTGAGCTTGAAAAACTGTCACTGTTTGGTGAAGTGAATAAAGCGGTCAAGGCTCCACCTAAAACCCAAGCGGTTATCCAAGCACCGAAGACCAAGTTAAATGTCTCTTTAGTGGGGATTGTTGCCAGTAATAACCCTAAATTTAGTCTGGCTGTTATTGCTCATAAAGGTAAACAGGAGACTTATGGTATTGAAGATACGATTAAAGGAACTCGAGCTTCTTTAGTTGCCATCTATGCCAATAAAGTGATTATTAAAAATAATGGCCGAGATGAAACCTTGATGATGGCGGGTGTAAAAGAAGAGGAGTCGACATCAAAAAGACCAAGCCGTAGCCCAAACACACGTAGCGGCGACAAAAACAGTCAAGAGTTAGCCAAAATTAAGCAAGAGATAGTGAAAAATCCAGGTAGTTTAATGAACTACATTCGCCTATCTCAAGTGAAAAAGAATAACAAAATTCAAGGGTTCAGAGTTAATCCAGGTAGAGACCGTCGTTTATTTGATGATGTTGGATTAAAAGCCAATGACTTAGCCGTTAGCTTAAATGGTTTTGATCTCACGAATAATCAAGAGATAAGCCAAATCTGGCAACAGTTATCGACGATGAGTGAATTTAACTTAACCGTTGAACGTGATGGTCAACGGTACGATATTTATGTCGGCTTATAA
- the hslR gene encoding ribosome-associated heat shock protein Hsp15, whose protein sequence is MAKKSKNETKQSQSGIRLDKWLWAARFYKTRSIAREMVDSGKVQYNNQRSKPSKLVETEAIISLRQGNEERTVVILELSDRRQGAPEAQKLYQETEESIAKREEYAKMRKLNTYYSPSPDKRPDKKQRRDIIKFKNSND, encoded by the coding sequence ATGGCAAAAAAGTCTAAAAACGAGACTAAACAGAGCCAGTCAGGCATTCGACTCGATAAATGGCTCTGGGCTGCACGCTTCTATAAAACTCGCTCTATCGCACGAGAAATGGTGGATAGCGGCAAAGTACAATACAATAATCAACGATCCAAACCGAGTAAGCTTGTCGAAACTGAAGCTATCATTAGCCTTCGACAAGGTAATGAAGAACGAACAGTGGTCATTTTAGAGCTGTCCGACAGAAGACAAGGTGCACCAGAAGCGCAAAAACTCTACCAAGAGACCGAGGAAAGCATCGCTAAACGCGAAGAATATGCAAAGATGCGCAAGCTAAATACATATTATAGCCCAAGCCCGGATAAACGACCGGATAAAAAGCAACGACGCGATATCATTAAATTTAAAAATAGTAATGACTAA
- the gspD gene encoding type II secretion system secretin GspD — protein sequence MKKWKSLRGLALLSSLLCSSVFANEYSASFKGTDIQEFINIVGRNLEKTIIVDPAVRGKIDVRSYDLLNDEQYYRFFLNVLEVYGYAAVDMNNGVLKIIKDKDAKTAAIPVVDDTTNTPGDAVVTRVIAVRNVSVRELSPLLRQLNDNAGAGNVVHYDPANVIMITGRAAVVNRLAEIIERVDRAGDKSVEIVELENASAAEMVRIVTALNKSGGAKKGPEFLEPKVVADERTNSVLISGDPKVRHRLKKLIRQLDKEMASRGNNKVIYLKYAKAENLVDVLQGVSDNIVESKKGGSTKGSPAQNLKVTISAEPDTNALVITAPTDVMRELESVIAQLDIRRAQVLVEAMIVELSEGDGINFGVQYGSMEDGSVIQFGNTGVPISAYGAALDQAQDTTSDTVVYDDNGTPHTASTTEEGDYTDLANVLAGANGAVLGVVLGDWNMLINAVASDSSSNILSSPSLTVLDNDEASFIVGEEVPVLTGSTASSDNSNPFQTVERKDVGIKLKVTPQINEGDAVQMKIEQEVSNVLGANGAVDVRFALRQLTTNVLVQDGQMIALGGLIDEQTNESVQKIPLLGDIPWIGNLFKSTSSSVSKRNLMIFIKPTIIRDVVTADGITQRKYNYIRAEQLFKAQEGIALMPNTPAPVLPEYGQTRQLPAEVRAFLESQKEQQ from the coding sequence GTGAAAAAGTGGAAGAGTTTGCGAGGGTTAGCACTGTTAAGTAGCTTATTGTGCTCATCGGTGTTTGCCAATGAGTATAGCGCCAGCTTTAAAGGAACCGATATTCAAGAGTTTATCAATATTGTTGGTCGTAATTTAGAAAAGACCATTATTGTCGATCCTGCGGTGCGTGGCAAAATTGATGTCCGCAGTTATGATTTACTTAATGATGAACAATATTATCGCTTCTTTTTGAATGTCTTAGAAGTTTATGGTTACGCCGCGGTTGATATGAATAATGGCGTATTAAAAATTATCAAAGATAAAGATGCAAAAACCGCTGCGATTCCTGTGGTTGATGATACGACCAATACCCCAGGTGATGCGGTTGTGACTCGTGTCATTGCGGTAAGAAATGTTTCTGTTCGTGAACTCTCTCCTCTCCTTCGTCAATTAAATGACAATGCCGGTGCCGGTAATGTTGTCCACTATGATCCTGCTAACGTCATTATGATTACAGGCCGTGCTGCGGTAGTGAATCGTCTGGCTGAAATTATTGAACGTGTTGACCGTGCGGGTGATAAATCTGTTGAGATCGTTGAGCTTGAGAATGCTTCTGCGGCAGAAATGGTTCGAATTGTGACGGCATTGAATAAAAGTGGTGGTGCGAAAAAAGGACCTGAGTTCTTAGAGCCCAAAGTGGTTGCCGATGAACGTACCAATTCTGTCCTTATTTCAGGTGATCCTAAAGTTCGTCATCGTCTGAAAAAATTGATCCGTCAATTAGATAAAGAGATGGCCTCTCGCGGCAATAATAAAGTTATCTATCTGAAATATGCCAAAGCTGAAAATCTTGTCGATGTACTGCAAGGTGTCTCGGATAATATTGTCGAAAGTAAAAAAGGCGGTTCCACCAAAGGCAGCCCAGCGCAAAACTTAAAAGTGACTATCAGTGCGGAACCCGATACCAATGCATTGGTTATTACAGCCCCAACTGATGTGATGCGTGAACTCGAGTCGGTGATTGCTCAGTTAGATATTCGTCGTGCCCAAGTCCTTGTTGAAGCGATGATCGTTGAACTATCTGAAGGTGATGGTATCAACTTTGGTGTTCAGTATGGCTCAATGGAAGATGGTTCGGTGATCCAGTTTGGTAATACCGGTGTGCCGATCAGTGCTTATGGTGCGGCATTAGATCAGGCGCAAGATACAACCTCAGATACTGTTGTCTATGATGATAATGGAACACCACATACGGCAAGTACTACAGAAGAGGGTGACTACACTGACCTTGCTAATGTGCTTGCAGGTGCCAATGGCGCGGTGCTTGGTGTGGTGTTGGGGGATTGGAACATGTTGATCAATGCGGTTGCCAGTGATTCAAGTTCAAATATTCTGTCATCGCCAAGCTTAACGGTACTGGATAACGATGAAGCTTCCTTTATTGTTGGTGAAGAAGTCCCGGTTTTAACTGGTTCAACCGCGAGTTCAGACAACTCAAATCCATTCCAAACCGTTGAACGTAAAGATGTCGGGATCAAACTAAAAGTAACCCCTCAGATTAACGAAGGGGATGCGGTACAGATGAAGATCGAACAAGAGGTTTCCAATGTCCTTGGTGCTAATGGTGCCGTCGATGTTCGTTTTGCTCTACGTCAGTTAACCACCAACGTATTGGTTCAAGATGGTCAAATGATTGCACTTGGTGGTTTGATTGATGAGCAGACTAACGAAAGTGTACAAAAAATTCCATTATTGGGTGATATCCCTTGGATCGGGAATCTATTTAAATCGACCTCAAGTTCAGTCTCTAAGCGTAACTTAATGATCTTTATTAAGCCGACGATTATTCGTGATGTGGTGACTGCTGATGGTATTACTCAACGCAAATATAACTATATCCGAGCCGAGCAGTTATTTAAGGCACAGGAAGGTATCGCATTAATGCCGAATACCCCAGCGCCTGTACTTCCTGAATATGGACAGACTCGCCAACTTCCGGCTGAAGTCCGTGCCTTTTTAGAGAGTCAGAAGGAACAGCAGTAA
- the hslO gene encoding Hsp33 family molecular chaperone HslO yields the protein MAQDSLNRYLFDNVSVRGELVQLNDTYQQIVTSQEYPAPVKGLLGELLVATSLLTATLKFEGSITVQLQGDGPVSLAVINGTHDQKLRGVARWEGEVPTEGNIHQLMGKGHMVITITPNKGERYQGIVALEGDDLATVLENYFAQSEQLNTKLWFRQDETHAAGMLLQALPGADDNGEAMDHLTQLTSTVKNEELFELPAEEVLYRLYHQENVQLFPAQEIEFKCTCSKEKCEAAIITLPKDQLDEILAEDGAIAMNCDYCGSSYSFDAIDVAALQNNAQKGSQQQH from the coding sequence ATGGCACAAGATAGCCTAAATCGATATTTGTTTGATAATGTATCTGTTCGTGGTGAACTAGTACAACTTAACGACACTTATCAACAAATCGTAACAAGCCAAGAATACCCGGCTCCAGTAAAAGGATTACTTGGTGAACTACTTGTTGCAACAAGCCTATTAACGGCAACCCTTAAATTTGAAGGCTCAATTACTGTACAGTTACAAGGTGATGGTCCAGTTTCTCTAGCTGTTATCAATGGTACGCATGATCAAAAGCTTCGTGGCGTTGCTCGTTGGGAAGGTGAAGTACCAACTGAAGGCAATATTCATCAGTTGATGGGTAAAGGTCACATGGTTATCACCATTACACCGAATAAAGGTGAACGTTACCAAGGTATTGTTGCTTTAGAGGGCGATGATCTAGCAACGGTACTAGAGAACTACTTTGCACAATCAGAGCAGCTAAATACCAAGCTTTGGTTCCGTCAAGATGAGACTCATGCAGCAGGTATGCTTTTGCAAGCTCTTCCTGGTGCTGATGATAATGGCGAGGCGATGGATCATCTGACTCAATTAACTTCTACGGTTAAAAATGAAGAGTTATTTGAACTACCCGCAGAAGAAGTTCTTTACCGTCTATATCATCAAGAAAACGTTCAGCTTTTCCCTGCTCAAGAAATTGAATTTAAGTGCACTTGTTCAAAAGAGAAATGTGAAGCGGCAATCATCACTTTGCCAAAAGATCAACTTGATGAGATCTTAGCTGAAGATGGTGCGATTGCAATGAACTGTGACTATTGTGGTTCAAGCTACAGTTTTGATGCTATTGATGTTGCAGCATTACAAAACAATGCTCAAAAAGGCAGTCAACAGCAGCACTAA
- a CDS encoding virulence factor BrkB family protein: MDNRIQHGKFQVTQFVKSLYSFFRHLIERIQHDRLTVTAGYLAYVTLLSVVPLVTVILSTLSRFPEFAGIGLELQKTVISHVVPAAGDVLLQYLNEFVANAGKMTLVGVGFLFVVALMLISNIDNSLNYIWRVQEKRRRVISFSIYWMILTLGPLLVGASLVASSYILSLNIIHNEVVDTLAHRLLSLLPILSSFLAFLGLFQLVPNKRVKIWHSAFGALITSLMFELAKKGFALYLANFPSYQLIYGALAVVPILFVWVYLCWCIVLIGAEITASLGERREEKRIQILIGDETKLLQLTERDKDK; this comes from the coding sequence ATGGATAATCGCATTCAACATGGTAAGTTTCAGGTAACTCAATTCGTAAAATCACTGTACAGTTTCTTTCGTCACTTAATTGAAAGAATTCAACATGATCGCTTAACGGTGACCGCTGGATATCTTGCTTATGTAACATTGCTCTCAGTGGTGCCATTAGTGACGGTTATCTTATCGACTCTCTCTCGTTTTCCTGAATTTGCGGGTATTGGCTTAGAACTACAAAAAACGGTAATTTCACATGTTGTTCCTGCTGCTGGAGATGTATTACTACAATATCTCAATGAGTTTGTTGCTAATGCAGGAAAGATGACCCTTGTTGGGGTGGGCTTTCTTTTTGTGGTCGCTTTAATGTTGATCTCTAATATCGACAATAGTTTAAATTATATTTGGCGAGTTCAAGAGAAACGTCGTCGAGTTATCTCATTTTCTATCTATTGGATGATTTTAACCTTAGGGCCACTGCTGGTAGGCGCGAGTTTGGTTGCGAGCTCTTATATTCTATCTCTCAACATTATTCATAACGAGGTTGTAGATACATTAGCTCACCGATTGTTGTCTCTATTACCCATTCTATCCTCCTTTTTGGCATTTTTAGGGCTTTTTCAATTAGTGCCTAATAAGCGTGTGAAAATCTGGCACTCTGCTTTTGGTGCATTAATTACCAGTTTAATGTTTGAATTAGCAAAAAAAGGATTTGCGCTTTATCTTGCTAACTTCCCCTCTTATCAGTTAATTTATGGGGCATTAGCGGTTGTTCCTATCTTATTTGTCTGGGTTTATCTTTGTTGGTGTATTGTGTTAATCGGTGCAGAGATCACGGCCAGTTTAGGTGAGAGAAGAGAAGAGAAGCGAATTCAAATCCTAATCGGTGATGAGACAAAACTATTACAATTAACTGAGCGTGATAAAGATAAATGA